From the genome of Globicephala melas chromosome 11, mGloMel1.2, whole genome shotgun sequence, one region includes:
- the MSH5 gene encoding mutS protein homolog 5 isoform X4, whose product MASVGATPGRTPQGPGPREASASFPSPAPVPEPREAEEEDEEEPAEIHLCVLWSSGYLGIAYYDTSDSTIYFMPDAPDHESLQLLQRASQEHREPKRPEIILLPSVDFGLEISKQRLLSGNYSFIPDSMTATEKILFLSSIIPFDCLLTVRALGGLLKFLGRRRIGVELEDYNVSIPILGFKKFALTHLVSIDQDTYSVLQIFKSEPHPSVYKVASGLKEGLSLFGILNRCRCKWGEKLLSLSRRRAQAPDAQAQWPRPMGPAAPRHVGSSRTGAQTRVPCMAGGLPTTAPPGKPRLWFTRPTQDLEELNSRLDVIQFFLLPQNLDMAQMLHRLLGHIKNVPLILKRMKLSHTKVSDWQVLYKTVYSALGLRDACRSLPQSIQLFRDIAQEFSDDLHHIASLIGKVVDFEGSLAENRFTVLPNIDPEIDEKKRRLTGLPSFLTEVARKELENLDPRIPSCSVIYIPLVRAGGLASFFAFPACLPWWRPVTSRLRVWTSCSSQRRSFTIVVLEPRSWMHCWGTCTATSGVRRSEWLERSGQHGDDSDRLLSFLPLLSLSLSLFLSLTLSFLNVSGYFRWYLQACFWVPLLASLSLLHFPLELTPSSLPYLPPDQETLLMYQLQCQVLARAAVLTQVLDLASRLDVLLALASAARDYGYSRPRYSPRLLGVRIQNGRHPLMELCARTFVPNSAECGGYKGRVKVITGPNSSGKSIYLKQVGLITFMALVGSFVPAEEAEIGAVDAIFTRIHSCESISLGLSTFMIDLNQQVAKAVNNATERSLVLIDEFGKGTNTVDGLALLAAVIRHWLALGPTCPHIFVATNFLSLIQLQLLPQGPLVQYLTMETCEDGNDLVFFYQVCEGVANASHASHTAAQAGLPEKLVARGKEVSDLICSGKPIKPVKELLKEKQMENCQMLVDKFLKLDLEDPSLDLDIFMRQEVLPAAATIL is encoded by the exons ATGGCCTCCGTAGGAGCGACCCCAGGCAGGACGCCGCAGGGACCGGGACCCAGGGAGGCCTCGGCCAGCTTCCCCAGCCCGGCCCCAGTGCCGGAGCCCCGGGAGgccgaggaggaggacgaggaggagccCGCGGAG ATTCATCTGTGTGTGCTGTGGAGCTCAGGGTACCTGGGCATTGCCTACTATGACACTAGTGACTCCACCATCTACTTTATGCCAGATGCCCCAGACCACGAGAGCCTCCAGCTGCTCCAGAGAG CCTCCCAAGAGCACagagagcctaagagacctgAAATCATACTTTTGCCAagtgtggattttg GCCTGGAGATAAGCAAACAGCGCCTCCTTTCTGGAAACTACTCCTTCATACCAGACTCCATGACCGCCACTGAGAaaatcctcttcctctcctccatcaTCCCCTTTGACTGCCTCCTCACG GTTCGAGCACTTGGAGGGCTGCTGAAGTTCTTGGGTCGAAGAAGAATCGGGGTTGAACTGGAAGACTATAACGTCAGCATCCCCATCCTAGGCTTTAAGAAATTTGCGTT GACACATCTGGTGAGCATAGATCAAGACACTTACAG TGTTCTGCAGATATTTAAGAGTGAGCCTCACCCCTCAGTGTACAAAGTGGCCAGTGGACTCAAGGAGGGGCTCAGCCTCTTTG GAATCCTCAACAGATGCCGCTGTAAGTGGGGAGAGAAACTGCTCAG cctctcccgccgcagagcacaggctccagatgcgcaggcccagtggccacggcccatgggcccagccgctccgcggcacgtgggatcctcccggaccggggcacaaacccgtgtcccctgcatggcaggcggactcccaaccactgcgccaccagggaagccccg GCTATGGTTCACACGTCCAACCCAGGACCTGGAGGAACTAAATTCCCGTCTGGATGTCATTCAGTTTTTCCTGTTACCCCAGAATCTGGACATGGCTCAGATGCTGCATCGATTGCTGGGTCACATCAAGAACGTGCCT CTGATTCTTAAACGCATGAAGTTGTCCCACACCAAGGTCAGTGACTGGCAGGTTCTCTACAAG ACAGTGTACAGTGCCCTGGGCCTGAGGGATGCTTGCCGCTCCCTGCCCCAGTCCATTCAGCTCTTTCGGGACATTGCCCAAGAGTTCTCTGATGACCTACACCACATTGCCAGCCTCATTGGGAAAGTG GTGGACTTTGAGGGCAGTCTTGCTGAAAATCGCTTCACAGTCCTCCCCAACATAGATCCTGAAATTGATGAGA AAAAACGAAGGCTGACAGGACTTCCCAGTTTCCTCACTGAGGTGGCTCGGAAGGAGCTGGAGAATCTGGACCCCCGTATTCCTTCATGCAGTGTCATCTACATCCCTCTGGTGAGGGCAGGAGG ATTGGCTTCCTTCTTTGCATTCCCCGCCTGCCTTCCATGGTGGAGACCAGTGACTTCGAGATTGAGGGTCTGGACTTCATG TTCCTCTCAGAGGAGAAGCTTCACTATCGTAGTGCTCGAACCAAGGAGCTGGATGCATTGCTGGGGGACCTGCACTGCGACATCCGGGGTGAGGAGAAGCGAGTGGCTGGAGCGGAGCGGGCAGCATGGAGATGATTCTGATAGGCTCCTTTCCTTCCTGCcattgctctctctttctctctctctctttctctctctgactctgtctTTTCTGAATGTCTCTGGGTATTTCAGATGGTATCTGCAAGCCTGTTTCTGGGTCCCTCTGCTGGCCTCTTTGTCTCTCCTTCACTTTCCCCTGGAGCTgacccccagctccctcccttaCCTGCCCCCAGACCAGGAAACCCTGCTGATGTACCAGCTGCAGTGTCAGGTGCTGGCACGGGCAGCTGTCTTGACCCAGGTGTTGGACCTCGCCTCCCGCCTGGACGTCCTCTTGGCTCTTGCCAGTGCCGCCCGGGACTATGGCTACTCAAGGCCCCGTTACTCCCCACGGCTCCTTGGGGTACGAATCCAGAATGGCAG GCATCCTCTGATGGAGCTCTGTGCCCGAACCTTCGTGCCCAACTCCGCAGAATGCGGGGGGTACAAAGGGAGGGTCAAAGTCATCACTGGACCCAACTCCTCAGGGAAGAGCATATACCTCAAACAG GTAGGCTTGATCACATTCATGGCCCTGGTGGGCAGCTTTGTGCCAGCAGAGGAAGCCGAAATCGGGGCAGTAGATGCCATCTTCACCCGAATCCATAGCTGTGAATCCATCTCCCTTGGCCTCTCTACCTTCATGATCGACCTCAACCAG CAGGTGGCGAAAGCAGTGAACAATGCCACCGAGCGGTCGCTGGTCCTTATTGATGAATTCGGAAAGGGAACCAACACG GTGGATGGTCTCGCGCTTCTAGCGGCCGTGATCCGACACTGGCTGGCGCTTGGGCCCACGTGCCCCCACATCTTCGTGGCCACcaactttctgagcctcattcAGCTACAGCTGCTGCCACAGGGGCCCCTCGTGCAGTATTTG aCCATGGAGACCTGTGAAGATGGGAATGACCTTGTCTTCTTCTATCAGGTTTGCGAAGGTGTTGCCAATGCCAGCCATGCCTCCCACACAGCTGCCCAGGCTGGGCTTCCTGAGAAGCTCGTTGCTCGTGGCAAGGAG GTCTCAGACTTGATCTGCAGTGGAAAGCCCATCAAGCCTGTCAAGGAGCTGCTAAAggagaaacaaatggaaaa TTGCCAGATGTTAGTAGACAAGTTTCTGAAACTGGATTTGGAAGATCCCAGTCTGGACCTGGACATTTTCATGAGACAGGAAGTGCTGCCTGCTGCCGCCACCATCCTCTGA
- the MSH5 gene encoding mutS protein homolog 5 isoform X2, translated as MASVGATPGRTPQGPGPREASASFPSPAPVPEPREAEEEDEEEPAEIHLCVLWSSGYLGIAYYDTSDSTIYFMPDAPDHESLQLLQRVLDEIDPQSVVTSAKQDENMTRFLGKLASQEHREPKRPEIILLPSVDFGLEISKQRLLSGNYSFIPDSMTATEKILFLSSIIPFDCLLTVRALGGLLKFLGRRRIGVELEDYNVSIPILGFKKFALTHLVSIDQDTYSVLQIFKSEPHPSVYKVASGLKEGLSLFGILNRCRCKWGEKLLSLSRRRAQAPDAQAQWPRPMGPAAPRHVGSSRTGAQTRVPCMAGGLPTTAPPGKPRLWFTRPTQDLEELNSRLDVIQFFLLPQNLDMAQMLHRLLGHIKNVPLILKRMKLSHTKVSDWQVLYKTVYSALGLRDACRSLPQSIQLFRDIAQEFSDDLHHIASLIGKVVDFEGSLAENRFTVLPNIDPEIDEKKRRLTGLPSFLTEVARKELENLDPRIPSCSVIYIPLVRAGGLASFFAFPACLPWWRPVTSRLRVWTSCSSQRRSFTIVVLEPRSWMHCWGTCTATSGVRRSEWLERSGQHGDDSDRLLSFLPLLSLSLSLFLSLTLSFLNVSGYFRWYLQACFWVPLLASLSLLHFPLELTPSSLPYLPPDQETLLMYQLQCQVLARAAVLTQVLDLASRLDVLLALASAARDYGYSRPRYSPRLLGVRIQNGRHPLMELCARTFVPNSAECGGYKGRVKVITGPNSSGKSIYLKQVGLITFMALVGSFVPAEEAEIGAVDAIFTRIHSCESISLGLSTFMIDLNQVAKAVNNATERSLVLIDEFGKGTNTVDGLALLAAVIRHWLALGPTCPHIFVATNFLSLIQLQLLPQGPLVQYLTMETCEDGNDLVFFYQVCEGVANASHASHTAAQAGLPEKLVARGKEVSDLICSGKPIKPVKELLKEKQMENCQMLVDKFLKLDLEDPSLDLDIFMRQEVLPAAATIL; from the exons ATGGCCTCCGTAGGAGCGACCCCAGGCAGGACGCCGCAGGGACCGGGACCCAGGGAGGCCTCGGCCAGCTTCCCCAGCCCGGCCCCAGTGCCGGAGCCCCGGGAGgccgaggaggaggacgaggaggagccCGCGGAG ATTCATCTGTGTGTGCTGTGGAGCTCAGGGTACCTGGGCATTGCCTACTATGACACTAGTGACTCCACCATCTACTTTATGCCAGATGCCCCAGACCACGAGAGCCTCCAGCTGCTCCAGAGAG TTCTGGATGAAATCGATCCCCAGTCTGTTGTCACGAGCGCCAAACAGGATGAGAATATGACTCGGTTTCTGGGGAAGCTTG CCTCCCAAGAGCACagagagcctaagagacctgAAATCATACTTTTGCCAagtgtggattttg GCCTGGAGATAAGCAAACAGCGCCTCCTTTCTGGAAACTACTCCTTCATACCAGACTCCATGACCGCCACTGAGAaaatcctcttcctctcctccatcaTCCCCTTTGACTGCCTCCTCACG GTTCGAGCACTTGGAGGGCTGCTGAAGTTCTTGGGTCGAAGAAGAATCGGGGTTGAACTGGAAGACTATAACGTCAGCATCCCCATCCTAGGCTTTAAGAAATTTGCGTT GACACATCTGGTGAGCATAGATCAAGACACTTACAG TGTTCTGCAGATATTTAAGAGTGAGCCTCACCCCTCAGTGTACAAAGTGGCCAGTGGACTCAAGGAGGGGCTCAGCCTCTTTG GAATCCTCAACAGATGCCGCTGTAAGTGGGGAGAGAAACTGCTCAG cctctcccgccgcagagcacaggctccagatgcgcaggcccagtggccacggcccatgggcccagccgctccgcggcacgtgggatcctcccggaccggggcacaaacccgtgtcccctgcatggcaggcggactcccaaccactgcgccaccagggaagccccg GCTATGGTTCACACGTCCAACCCAGGACCTGGAGGAACTAAATTCCCGTCTGGATGTCATTCAGTTTTTCCTGTTACCCCAGAATCTGGACATGGCTCAGATGCTGCATCGATTGCTGGGTCACATCAAGAACGTGCCT CTGATTCTTAAACGCATGAAGTTGTCCCACACCAAGGTCAGTGACTGGCAGGTTCTCTACAAG ACAGTGTACAGTGCCCTGGGCCTGAGGGATGCTTGCCGCTCCCTGCCCCAGTCCATTCAGCTCTTTCGGGACATTGCCCAAGAGTTCTCTGATGACCTACACCACATTGCCAGCCTCATTGGGAAAGTG GTGGACTTTGAGGGCAGTCTTGCTGAAAATCGCTTCACAGTCCTCCCCAACATAGATCCTGAAATTGATGAGA AAAAACGAAGGCTGACAGGACTTCCCAGTTTCCTCACTGAGGTGGCTCGGAAGGAGCTGGAGAATCTGGACCCCCGTATTCCTTCATGCAGTGTCATCTACATCCCTCTGGTGAGGGCAGGAGG ATTGGCTTCCTTCTTTGCATTCCCCGCCTGCCTTCCATGGTGGAGACCAGTGACTTCGAGATTGAGGGTCTGGACTTCATG TTCCTCTCAGAGGAGAAGCTTCACTATCGTAGTGCTCGAACCAAGGAGCTGGATGCATTGCTGGGGGACCTGCACTGCGACATCCGGGGTGAGGAGAAGCGAGTGGCTGGAGCGGAGCGGGCAGCATGGAGATGATTCTGATAGGCTCCTTTCCTTCCTGCcattgctctctctttctctctctctctttctctctctgactctgtctTTTCTGAATGTCTCTGGGTATTTCAGATGGTATCTGCAAGCCTGTTTCTGGGTCCCTCTGCTGGCCTCTTTGTCTCTCCTTCACTTTCCCCTGGAGCTgacccccagctccctcccttaCCTGCCCCCAGACCAGGAAACCCTGCTGATGTACCAGCTGCAGTGTCAGGTGCTGGCACGGGCAGCTGTCTTGACCCAGGTGTTGGACCTCGCCTCCCGCCTGGACGTCCTCTTGGCTCTTGCCAGTGCCGCCCGGGACTATGGCTACTCAAGGCCCCGTTACTCCCCACGGCTCCTTGGGGTACGAATCCAGAATGGCAG GCATCCTCTGATGGAGCTCTGTGCCCGAACCTTCGTGCCCAACTCCGCAGAATGCGGGGGGTACAAAGGGAGGGTCAAAGTCATCACTGGACCCAACTCCTCAGGGAAGAGCATATACCTCAAACAG GTAGGCTTGATCACATTCATGGCCCTGGTGGGCAGCTTTGTGCCAGCAGAGGAAGCCGAAATCGGGGCAGTAGATGCCATCTTCACCCGAATCCATAGCTGTGAATCCATCTCCCTTGGCCTCTCTACCTTCATGATCGACCTCAACCAG GTGGCGAAAGCAGTGAACAATGCCACCGAGCGGTCGCTGGTCCTTATTGATGAATTCGGAAAGGGAACCAACACG GTGGATGGTCTCGCGCTTCTAGCGGCCGTGATCCGACACTGGCTGGCGCTTGGGCCCACGTGCCCCCACATCTTCGTGGCCACcaactttctgagcctcattcAGCTACAGCTGCTGCCACAGGGGCCCCTCGTGCAGTATTTG aCCATGGAGACCTGTGAAGATGGGAATGACCTTGTCTTCTTCTATCAGGTTTGCGAAGGTGTTGCCAATGCCAGCCATGCCTCCCACACAGCTGCCCAGGCTGGGCTTCCTGAGAAGCTCGTTGCTCGTGGCAAGGAG GTCTCAGACTTGATCTGCAGTGGAAAGCCCATCAAGCCTGTCAAGGAGCTGCTAAAggagaaacaaatggaaaa TTGCCAGATGTTAGTAGACAAGTTTCTGAAACTGGATTTGGAAGATCCCAGTCTGGACCTGGACATTTTCATGAGACAGGAAGTGCTGCCTGCTGCCGCCACCATCCTCTGA
- the MSH5 gene encoding mutS protein homolog 5 isoform X5: protein MASVGATPGRTPQGPGPREASASFPSPAPVPEPREAEEEDEEEPAEIHLCVLWSSGYLGIAYYDTSDSTIYFMPDAPDHESLQLLQRVLDEIDPQSVVTSAKQDENMTRFLGKLASQEHREPKRPEIILLPSVDFGLEISKQRLLSGNYSFIPDSMTATEKILFLSSIIPFDCLLTVRALGGLLKFLGRRRIGVELEDYNVSIPILGFKKFALTHLVSIDQDTYSVLQIFKSEPHPSVYKVASGLKEGLSLFGILNRCRCKWGEKLLRLWFTRPTQDLEELNSRLDVIQFFLLPQNLDMAQMLHRLLGHIKNVPLILKRMKLSHTKVSDWQVLYKTVYSALGLRDACRSLPQSIQLFRDIAQEFSDDLHHIASLIGKVVDFEGSLAENRFTVLPNIDPEIDEKKRRLTGLPSFLTEVARKELENLDPRIPSCSVIYIPLVRAGGLASFFAFPACLPWWRPVTSRLRVWTSCSSQRRSFTIVVLEPRSWMHCWGTCTATSGVRRSEWLERSGQHGDDSDRLLSFLPLLSLSLSLFLSLTLSFLNVSGYFRWYLQACFWVPLLASLSLLHFPLELTPSSLPYLPPDQETLLMYQLQCQVLARAAVLTQVLDLASRLDVLLALASAARDYGYSRPRYSPRLLGVRIQNGRHPLMELCARTFVPNSAECGGYKGRVKVITGPNSSGKSIYLKQVGLITFMALVGSFVPAEEAEIGAVDAIFTRIHSCESISLGLSTFMIDLNQQVAKAVNNATERSLVLIDEFGKGTNTVDGLALLAAVIRHWLALGPTCPHIFVATNFLSLIQLQLLPQGPLVQYLTMETCEDGNDLVFFYQVCEGVANASHASHTAAQAGLPEKLVARGKEVSDLICSGKPIKPVKELLKEKQMENCQMLVDKFLKLDLEDPSLDLDIFMRQEVLPAAATIL from the exons ATGGCCTCCGTAGGAGCGACCCCAGGCAGGACGCCGCAGGGACCGGGACCCAGGGAGGCCTCGGCCAGCTTCCCCAGCCCGGCCCCAGTGCCGGAGCCCCGGGAGgccgaggaggaggacgaggaggagccCGCGGAG ATTCATCTGTGTGTGCTGTGGAGCTCAGGGTACCTGGGCATTGCCTACTATGACACTAGTGACTCCACCATCTACTTTATGCCAGATGCCCCAGACCACGAGAGCCTCCAGCTGCTCCAGAGAG TTCTGGATGAAATCGATCCCCAGTCTGTTGTCACGAGCGCCAAACAGGATGAGAATATGACTCGGTTTCTGGGGAAGCTTG CCTCCCAAGAGCACagagagcctaagagacctgAAATCATACTTTTGCCAagtgtggattttg GCCTGGAGATAAGCAAACAGCGCCTCCTTTCTGGAAACTACTCCTTCATACCAGACTCCATGACCGCCACTGAGAaaatcctcttcctctcctccatcaTCCCCTTTGACTGCCTCCTCACG GTTCGAGCACTTGGAGGGCTGCTGAAGTTCTTGGGTCGAAGAAGAATCGGGGTTGAACTGGAAGACTATAACGTCAGCATCCCCATCCTAGGCTTTAAGAAATTTGCGTT GACACATCTGGTGAGCATAGATCAAGACACTTACAG TGTTCTGCAGATATTTAAGAGTGAGCCTCACCCCTCAGTGTACAAAGTGGCCAGTGGACTCAAGGAGGGGCTCAGCCTCTTTG GAATCCTCAACAGATGCCGCTGTAAGTGGGGAGAGAAACTGCTCAG GCTATGGTTCACACGTCCAACCCAGGACCTGGAGGAACTAAATTCCCGTCTGGATGTCATTCAGTTTTTCCTGTTACCCCAGAATCTGGACATGGCTCAGATGCTGCATCGATTGCTGGGTCACATCAAGAACGTGCCT CTGATTCTTAAACGCATGAAGTTGTCCCACACCAAGGTCAGTGACTGGCAGGTTCTCTACAAG ACAGTGTACAGTGCCCTGGGCCTGAGGGATGCTTGCCGCTCCCTGCCCCAGTCCATTCAGCTCTTTCGGGACATTGCCCAAGAGTTCTCTGATGACCTACACCACATTGCCAGCCTCATTGGGAAAGTG GTGGACTTTGAGGGCAGTCTTGCTGAAAATCGCTTCACAGTCCTCCCCAACATAGATCCTGAAATTGATGAGA AAAAACGAAGGCTGACAGGACTTCCCAGTTTCCTCACTGAGGTGGCTCGGAAGGAGCTGGAGAATCTGGACCCCCGTATTCCTTCATGCAGTGTCATCTACATCCCTCTGGTGAGGGCAGGAGG ATTGGCTTCCTTCTTTGCATTCCCCGCCTGCCTTCCATGGTGGAGACCAGTGACTTCGAGATTGAGGGTCTGGACTTCATG TTCCTCTCAGAGGAGAAGCTTCACTATCGTAGTGCTCGAACCAAGGAGCTGGATGCATTGCTGGGGGACCTGCACTGCGACATCCGGGGTGAGGAGAAGCGAGTGGCTGGAGCGGAGCGGGCAGCATGGAGATGATTCTGATAGGCTCCTTTCCTTCCTGCcattgctctctctttctctctctctctttctctctctgactctgtctTTTCTGAATGTCTCTGGGTATTTCAGATGGTATCTGCAAGCCTGTTTCTGGGTCCCTCTGCTGGCCTCTTTGTCTCTCCTTCACTTTCCCCTGGAGCTgacccccagctccctcccttaCCTGCCCCCAGACCAGGAAACCCTGCTGATGTACCAGCTGCAGTGTCAGGTGCTGGCACGGGCAGCTGTCTTGACCCAGGTGTTGGACCTCGCCTCCCGCCTGGACGTCCTCTTGGCTCTTGCCAGTGCCGCCCGGGACTATGGCTACTCAAGGCCCCGTTACTCCCCACGGCTCCTTGGGGTACGAATCCAGAATGGCAG GCATCCTCTGATGGAGCTCTGTGCCCGAACCTTCGTGCCCAACTCCGCAGAATGCGGGGGGTACAAAGGGAGGGTCAAAGTCATCACTGGACCCAACTCCTCAGGGAAGAGCATATACCTCAAACAG GTAGGCTTGATCACATTCATGGCCCTGGTGGGCAGCTTTGTGCCAGCAGAGGAAGCCGAAATCGGGGCAGTAGATGCCATCTTCACCCGAATCCATAGCTGTGAATCCATCTCCCTTGGCCTCTCTACCTTCATGATCGACCTCAACCAG CAGGTGGCGAAAGCAGTGAACAATGCCACCGAGCGGTCGCTGGTCCTTATTGATGAATTCGGAAAGGGAACCAACACG GTGGATGGTCTCGCGCTTCTAGCGGCCGTGATCCGACACTGGCTGGCGCTTGGGCCCACGTGCCCCCACATCTTCGTGGCCACcaactttctgagcctcattcAGCTACAGCTGCTGCCACAGGGGCCCCTCGTGCAGTATTTG aCCATGGAGACCTGTGAAGATGGGAATGACCTTGTCTTCTTCTATCAGGTTTGCGAAGGTGTTGCCAATGCCAGCCATGCCTCCCACACAGCTGCCCAGGCTGGGCTTCCTGAGAAGCTCGTTGCTCGTGGCAAGGAG GTCTCAGACTTGATCTGCAGTGGAAAGCCCATCAAGCCTGTCAAGGAGCTGCTAAAggagaaacaaatggaaaa TTGCCAGATGTTAGTAGACAAGTTTCTGAAACTGGATTTGGAAGATCCCAGTCTGGACCTGGACATTTTCATGAGACAGGAAGTGCTGCCTGCTGCCGCCACCATCCTCTGA